The Pseudorhodobacter turbinis genome contains a region encoding:
- a CDS encoding acyl-CoA dehydrogenase family protein, translating to MHFGMTDEQRMIVDTTRAFVEAELYPHEAEVERTGHLRMDLIREIQAKAIDAGLYAANMPEEVGGAGLDTLSWLLYERELGRANYALHWTCVARPSNILLASTEEQRERYLHPCIRGEKWDCLAMTEPAAGSDLRGMKASARQDGDDWVLNGTKHFISHIDIADFAIVFMASGEEETPRGPKKLITAFFVDKGTPGFTVREGYRNVSHRGYTNGVLEFDNCRLPAAQVLGEVHKGFEVANTWLGATRLQVAATSLGRADRALGHSVQYAAEREQFGQQIGKFQGVSFKLADMAMELKAAELLTWEAAWRFDQGTVTEADMSMAKLKATEVLAMVADEAIQIHGGMGLMEDLPLERIWRDARVERIWEGTSEIQRHIISRQLLRAHGG from the coding sequence ATGCATTTCGGAATGACCGACGAACAACGCATGATCGTTGACACCACCCGCGCCTTTGTCGAGGCCGAACTTTACCCGCATGAGGCAGAGGTCGAACGCACGGGCCATCTGCGCATGGATCTGATCCGCGAGATTCAGGCCAAAGCGATTGATGCGGGGCTTTACGCCGCGAATATGCCCGAAGAGGTCGGCGGTGCGGGGCTCGATACGCTGTCATGGTTGCTTTATGAGCGGGAACTGGGCCGCGCCAATTATGCGCTGCACTGGACCTGTGTCGCGCGCCCGTCCAACATCCTTTTGGCGAGCACCGAGGAACAACGCGAACGCTATCTGCACCCTTGTATCCGTGGCGAGAAATGGGATTGTCTTGCGATGACCGAGCCCGCCGCCGGGTCGGACCTGCGCGGCATGAAGGCCAGCGCGCGGCAGGACGGGGATGATTGGGTGCTTAACGGCACCAAGCATTTCATCAGCCATATCGATATCGCAGATTTCGCGATTGTTTTCATGGCCAGCGGCGAGGAAGAGACCCCGCGCGGCCCTAAAAAGCTGATCACAGCGTTTTTCGTCGACAAAGGCACGCCGGGGTTTACGGTGCGCGAAGGCTACCGCAACGTCAGTCATCGTGGCTATACCAATGGCGTGCTGGAGTTTGACAATTGCCGTCTGCCTGCTGCCCAAGTGCTGGGTGAGGTGCATAAGGGCTTTGAGGTGGCAAATACCTGGCTTGGGGCCACGCGCCTGCAAGTCGCCGCCACCAGCCTTGGCCGCGCGGATCGCGCCTTGGGCCATTCGGTGCAATATGCCGCCGAACGTGAACAATTCGGCCAGCAGATCGGCAAGTTTCAAGGTGTTTCCTTCAAACTGGCCGATATGGCGATGGAGCTGAAAGCAGCCGAGCTTTTGACATGGGAGGCTGCTTGGCGCTTTGATCAGGGCACGGTGACTGAGGCCGATATGTCTATGGCCAAGCTGAAGGCGACCGAGGTTCTGGCGATGGTCGCGGATGAGGCGATCCAGATCCACGGCGGCATGGGCTTGATGGAGGATTTGCCACTGGAACGCATCTGGCGTGACGCCCGCGTAGAGCGGATCTGGGAAGGCACCTCGGAAATCCAGCGCCACATCATCAGCCGTCAGCTTTTGCGCGCGCACGGGGGCTGA
- a CDS encoding carnitine 3-dehydrogenase, protein MARKAAIIGGGVIGGGWAARFLLNGWDVAVFDPDPEAARKINEVLANARAALPALSDIPMMAEGVLTMADTLTDAVEGAEYIQESVSERLELKHRVFAQIQQSCPDTLIGSSTSGFKPSELQQNAANPAMIFVAHPFNPVYLLPLAEVVPSAASDLEAIERAKKILREIGMFPLHVRKEIDAHIADRFLEAVWREALWLVKDGVATTEEIDEAIRMGFGLRWGQMGLFETYRVAGGEAGMKHFMAQFGPCLQSPWTKLTDVPEFTEELVDLIAGQSDAQSGQYSIRELERIRDSNLVGFLRALKDRDWGAGRVLREHDERRRVAFTPPKDTPMVMAHMQVLPSWIDYNGHMTESRYLYASSETTDAFLRFIGADMDYVAGGFSYYTAESHIMHRGEAKLGDHLTGTLQVLSADEKRLHVFVSIQKDGQDVATIEQMLLHVDMKAGHATAAPQVIRDRLLPIANAHADLPRPKAVGRATGQRK, encoded by the coding sequence ATGGCACGTAAGGCAGCGATCATTGGTGGCGGGGTTATTGGCGGGGGATGGGCCGCGCGGTTCTTGCTGAACGGCTGGGATGTTGCGGTGTTCGACCCCGACCCGGAAGCCGCGCGCAAGATCAATGAGGTCTTGGCCAATGCGCGCGCCGCCTTGCCCGCGCTGTCGGATATTCCGATGATGGCGGAAGGGGTGCTGACCATGGCCGACACCCTGACCGATGCCGTGGAAGGCGCGGAGTATATTCAAGAATCCGTGTCCGAACGGTTGGAGCTGAAGCACCGCGTCTTTGCACAGATCCAGCAATCCTGCCCCGATACGCTGATCGGGTCGTCGACCTCGGGGTTCAAACCGTCCGAGCTGCAACAAAATGCCGCCAATCCCGCGATGATCTTTGTCGCGCATCCGTTCAACCCGGTCTATCTTTTGCCCTTGGCCGAGGTGGTGCCATCCGCCGCCAGTGATCTGGAAGCGATTGAACGTGCCAAGAAGATTTTGCGCGAAATCGGCATGTTCCCCTTGCATGTGCGCAAGGAAATCGACGCCCATATCGCGGATCGTTTCCTTGAGGCGGTCTGGCGTGAGGCGCTTTGGCTGGTCAAGGACGGGGTCGCCACCACCGAGGAAATCGATGAGGCGATCCGCATGGGCTTTGGCCTGCGCTGGGGTCAGATGGGCTTGTTTGAAACCTATCGCGTGGCGGGCGGTGAGGCGGGCATGAAGCACTTCATGGCGCAATTCGGCCCTTGCCTGCAATCGCCATGGACCAAGCTGACCGATGTGCCAGAGTTCACCGAGGAATTGGTTGACCTGATCGCGGGCCAATCCGATGCGCAATCGGGCCAATATTCCATCCGCGAATTGGAACGTATCCGTGACAGCAATCTGGTCGGCTTCTTGCGCGCGCTGAAGGACCGCGATTGGGGCGCGGGCCGTGTGCTGCGCGAACACGACGAACGCCGCCGTGTGGCCTTCACGCCGCCCAAAGATACCCCCATGGTGATGGCGCATATGCAGGTCTTGCCAAGCTGGATCGACTATAACGGTCATATGACCGAAAGCCGTTACCTTTATGCATCTTCGGAAACCACCGATGCCTTTTTGCGGTTCATCGGTGCGGATATGGATTATGTCGCCGGCGGTTTCAGCTATTACACCGCCGAATCCCACATCATGCACCGAGGCGAGGCCAAGCTGGGCGATCATCTGACCGGCACATTACAAGTGCTTTCGGCGGATGAAAAACGTCTGCATGTCTTTGTATCCATACAAAAAGACGGGCAGGACGTGGCCACAATCGAACAGATGCTTTTGCATGTGGATATGAAGGCCGGCCACGCCACTGCCGCGCCACAGGTCATTCGGGATCGGCTGCTGCCCATCGCCAATGCCCATGCAGATCTGCCGCGCCCCAAGGCCGTGGGCCGCGCCACCGGACAAAGGAAATAG
- a CDS encoding 3-keto-5-aminohexanoate cleavage protein, with product MPLEMNRDVFITCAVTGSGATQDRSPHVPRSPKEIADSAIAAARAGAAVVHCHVRDPETGKPSRDRALYRELTERIRDSDTDVVLNLTAGMGGDLMFDGTENMGAMAATSDMIGAEARVAHVVECRPELCTLDCGTMNFNEADYVMVNTPGMLRDMATRMAASGVRIEIEAFDTGHLWLAKQLAFEGVIPDPVLVQLCMGVPWGAPDDLNTFLAMVNNVPKDWNWSAFALGRNQMAYVAASVLAGGNVRVGLEDNLWLEKGVLATNAQLVERAAGIITGLGARVVGPDEVRKRLKVEKRAPLSA from the coding sequence ATGCCACTCGAAATGAACCGCGATGTTTTCATCACCTGTGCCGTCACCGGATCGGGCGCGACCCAAGACCGCAGCCCGCATGTGCCGCGTTCGCCCAAGGAAATTGCGGATAGTGCGATTGCCGCCGCCCGCGCCGGTGCGGCGGTGGTTCACTGCCATGTGCGCGACCCCGAAACCGGCAAGCCGTCGCGGGACCGCGCGCTGTATCGCGAATTGACGGAACGGATCCGCGATAGTGATACCGATGTGGTCTTGAACCTGACCGCTGGCATGGGCGGCGATCTGATGTTTGACGGCACCGAGAATATGGGCGCGATGGCCGCCACCTCGGATATGATCGGGGCCGAGGCACGCGTGGCCCATGTGGTCGAATGTCGGCCAGAATTGTGCACGCTCGATTGCGGCACGATGAATTTTAACGAGGCCGATTATGTGATGGTCAACACCCCTGGCATGCTGCGTGATATGGCAACGCGCATGGCGGCATCGGGCGTGCGGATCGAGATTGAGGCCTTTGACACCGGCCACCTTTGGCTTGCCAAACAGTTGGCATTCGAAGGGGTGATCCCCGACCCGGTTTTGGTACAACTTTGCATGGGGGTGCCATGGGGCGCGCCGGATGACCTCAATACCTTTTTGGCGATGGTGAATAATGTGCCCAAGGATTGGAACTGGTCGGCATTCGCCTTGGGTCGCAACCAGATGGCCTATGTCGCGGCAAGCGTGCTTGCGGGCGGCAATGTGCGGGTGGGGTTGGAGGATAACCTCTGGCTGGAGAAGGGCGTCTTGGCGACCAATGCGCAACTGGTGGAACGGGCTGCGGGAATCATCACCGGACTTGGTGCGCGAGTAGTCGGACCGGATGAGGTGCGCAAGCGCTTGAAGGTTGAAAAACGCGCGCCGCTGTCGGCTTGA
- a CDS encoding GlxA family transcriptional regulator — protein MAQSATIFAPSSAPLTLAVLVLPQASILEVAGTLDPMRSANRHLGTEAYRWRVLSPDGGPVPLTCGIEIPASGTLNDAAGADALVVVAGFRQAEVATRPLIAALRRAAGRFAMIGGIDAGPWVLARAGLLDGYRATVHWEDFEDMAAAHPEVDVVQTRYVIDRNRFTAGGAAPAADLMLHLIAKRQGTPLARQIAASFITTPRDGAEPQVQHSRPRLDPRIASAIARMDARLDTPEPVAATARALGLSTRRLETLFQAALGQSPGAYALGLRLAAARRMITDTHHPLAEVALRCGFSSQSTLSRAFQRAFGQPPSSLRKGR, from the coding sequence ATGGCGCAATCCGCAACAATTTTCGCCCCCTCCTCTGCGCCGCTTACTTTGGCGGTGCTGGTGCTGCCGCAAGCCTCGATCCTTGAGGTGGCGGGGACGCTGGACCCGATGCGATCTGCCAACCGCCATTTGGGAACCGAGGCTTATCGCTGGCGGGTTCTGTCACCCGACGGCGGGCCGGTACCCCTGACCTGCGGTATAGAGATCCCCGCCTCGGGCACCTTGAACGATGCGGCGGGGGCGGATGCGCTGGTGGTGGTCGCGGGCTTTCGTCAGGCCGAGGTGGCCACCCGCCCGCTGATCGCCGCCCTGCGTCGTGCGGCGGGACGGTTTGCGATGATCGGCGGGATTGATGCGGGGCCTTGGGTCTTGGCGCGGGCGGGGCTTTTGGATGGCTACCGCGCCACCGTCCATTGGGAAGATTTTGAGGATATGGCCGCCGCCCACCCCGAGGTTGACGTGGTACAAACCCGCTATGTAATTGATCGCAATCGTTTTACCGCAGGCGGGGCCGCGCCCGCCGCTGATCTGATGCTGCATCTGATCGCCAAGCGCCAAGGCACGCCCCTCGCCCGCCAGATCGCGGCCAGCTTTATCACCACCCCCCGCGACGGGGCCGAGCCACAGGTCCAGCACAGCCGCCCGCGCCTTGATCCGCGCATCGCAAGCGCCATCGCGCGGATGGATGCGCGGCTGGATACCCCCGAGCCGGTCGCCGCCACCGCCCGCGCGCTGGGCCTGTCAACACGGCGTCTGGAAACCCTGTTCCAGGCCGCCCTCGGTCAAAGTCCGGGCGCCTATGCGCTTGGCCTGCGCCTTGCCGCCGCGCGCCGGATGATCACCGACACACATCACCCTTTGGCCGAGGTGGCGCTGCGCTGCGGGTTTTCCAGCCAGTCAACGCTTAGCCGAGCGTTTCAGCGCGCCTTCGGGCAGCCGCCCTCCAGCCTGCGTAAAGGGCGCTGA
- a CDS encoding M3 family metallopeptidase, protein MTNPLLSDWTEDFAMPPFGAIKDADFGPAFDTALETARANISSIAKNPAAPDFANVIDAMELAQDDLDRVAGVFYNLAGADSTPAREALQRELAPKLSAFSSEVTNNKALFARVEAVWEARKGLGAEQLRVLDLYRRMFVRAGAQLEGTEAARLTEVKARLAVLGTSFSQNLLADERAWFMEISEDDLEGLPDFVVASARTAGVEKQVAGPVITLNRSLIVPFLQFSPRRELRQKAYAAWVARGENGNDNDNRAIATETLRLREERANLLGYNTFADFKLEPEMAKTPAAVRDLLMRVWEPAKAKANADAKVLEAMMQADGVNGPLEAWDWRYYSEKRRRAEHDLDEAVLKPYLSLEAMIAACFDCANRLFGLEFRALDAPLYHLDARAWEVTRNGRHVAVFIGDYFARSSKRSGAWCSAMRSQRKLGGDVRPIVVNVCNFAKGDPALLSYDDARTLFHEFGHALHQMLSDVTYGFISGTSVARDFVELPSQLYEHWLEVPEVLEKHARHVETGAPMPADMLERLLAAGTYDQGFATVEFLASALVDLAFHDGPAPSDPMEKQAEVLAEIGLPHAIRMRHATPHFAHVFSGDGYSSGYYSYMWSEVMDADAFAAFEEAGDPFDPQVAAKLEKFILSAGGSQDPEALYTQFRGRMPGVEPLLKGRGLLDEA, encoded by the coding sequence ATGACCAACCCTCTCTTGTCTGACTGGACCGAAGATTTCGCAATGCCGCCCTTTGGCGCGATTAAGGATGCCGATTTCGGCCCCGCCTTTGATACCGCATTGGAAACCGCACGCGCCAATATCAGCAGCATCGCCAAAAACCCCGCCGCCCCGGATTTTGCCAATGTGATCGACGCGATGGAGCTGGCACAGGATGATCTGGACCGTGTCGCGGGCGTGTTCTACAATCTTGCCGGTGCCGATAGCACCCCCGCGCGTGAGGCCTTGCAACGTGAGCTTGCGCCAAAGCTAAGCGCGTTTTCCTCGGAAGTGACCAACAACAAGGCGCTGTTCGCCCGCGTTGAGGCCGTGTGGGAGGCGCGTAAGGGTTTGGGCGCGGAACAGTTGCGTGTGCTGGATCTTTATCGCCGGATGTTCGTGCGGGCCGGTGCGCAGTTGGAAGGCACCGAGGCGGCGCGGCTGACCGAGGTAAAGGCGCGGCTGGCGGTGCTGGGCACCTCTTTCAGCCAAAACCTGCTGGCAGATGAACGCGCCTGGTTCATGGAAATATCCGAGGATGATCTTGAGGGGTTGCCGGATTTCGTTGTGGCCTCGGCGCGCACGGCGGGTGTGGAAAAACAGGTCGCAGGGCCGGTGATCACGCTCAACCGTTCGTTGATTGTTCCATTTTTGCAGTTCTCCCCCCGCCGTGAATTGCGGCAAAAGGCTTATGCCGCTTGGGTGGCGCGCGGTGAAAACGGCAATGACAATGACAACCGCGCCATCGCCACGGAAACGCTGCGCTTGCGCGAGGAGCGCGCGAACCTTCTGGGCTACAATACCTTTGCCGATTTCAAGCTGGAGCCGGAAATGGCGAAAACGCCAGCGGCCGTGCGTGATTTGCTGATGCGGGTGTGGGAGCCTGCGAAGGCCAAGGCAAATGCCGACGCGAAGGTCTTGGAAGCCATGATGCAGGCTGATGGTGTCAACGGCCCTCTTGAGGCTTGGGATTGGCGCTATTATTCCGAAAAGCGTCGCCGCGCAGAACATGATCTGGATGAGGCGGTGCTAAAACCCTACCTCTCGCTAGAGGCGATGATCGCCGCCTGTTTTGATTGCGCCAACCGCCTTTTCGGGCTGGAGTTCCGCGCGCTTGACGCACCGCTTTACCATCTGGATGCCCGTGCGTGGGAGGTGACGCGTAACGGGAGGCATGTCGCGGTGTTCATAGGCGATTATTTCGCGCGCAGCTCCAAACGCTCAGGGGCGTGGTGCTCGGCAATGCGCAGCCAGCGCAAGCTTGGCGGCGATGTCCGGCCTATCGTTGTCAATGTCTGTAATTTTGCCAAGGGGGACCCCGCGCTTTTGTCCTATGATGATGCGCGCACCTTGTTCCATGAGTTTGGCCATGCGCTGCACCAGATGTTGTCGGATGTAACCTACGGCTTTATTTCCGGCACCAGCGTGGCGCGCGATTTCGTTGAATTGCCAAGCCAGCTTTATGAGCATTGGCTTGAGGTGCCCGAGGTGCTGGAAAAACACGCCCGCCATGTGGAAACGGGTGCGCCGATGCCCGCCGATATGCTGGAACGTTTGCTGGCGGCGGGGACCTATGACCAAGGCTTTGCAACGGTTGAATTTCTGGCAAGCGCGCTGGTTGATCTGGCCTTTCATGACGGGCCGGCACCCAGTGACCCGATGGAAAAACAGGCCGAGGTTCTGGCCGAAATCGGGCTTCCCCATGCAATCCGGATGCGCCACGCCACCCCGCATTTCGCGCATGTGTTTTCGGGTGACGGTTATTCCTCGGGGTATTACAGCTATATGTGGTCCGAGGTGATGGATGCCGATGCCTTTGCCGCCTTTGAAGAGGCGGGCGACCCCTTTGATCCGCAGGTCGCGGCAAAGCTTGAAAAGTTCATCCTCTCGGCTGGTGGCAGTCAGGACCCCGAGGCGCTTTATACCCAGTTCAGGGGGCGGATGCCGGGGGTGGAACCCTTGCTCAAGGGCCGCGGATTGCTGGATGAGGCGTAA
- a CDS encoding DUF6324 family protein, whose translation MGIDKQSELAANLQIGPTSLGMVRIYVEGEGVDLPLDFDPDEAQEIAEELMTAAAAARSMASGSSKKKR comes from the coding sequence ATGGGCATTGATAAACAAAGTGAACTTGCCGCAAATTTGCAAATCGGGCCGACAAGCCTTGGCATGGTGCGGATTTATGTAGAGGGCGAGGGCGTGGACCTGCCGCTGGATTTCGATCCCGATGAGGCACAGGAAATCGCCGAAGAGCTGATGACAGCGGCCGCAGCGGCACGCAGCATGGCAAGCGGGTCTTCCAAAAAGAAACGCTAA
- a CDS encoding Tex family protein codes for MTPDLAARLNRLIASEIGANPGQVASAVALLDGGATVPFVARYRKEATGGLDDTQLRNLAERLTYLREMETRRATILASIKDQGKLTDDLTTSLIKATTKAELEDIYLPFKPKRRTRAMIARENGLGPLAEAILADRNVDPQALAPAFINAEVADAKAALEGARDIIAEGLAENATLLGKLRNHMKSVGRLAASVVAGKEAAGAKFSDYFTHSEPWHSAPSHRVLAMLRGRNEGFLTLDLEVDPDAPRGQSPCEATCGAALQAAGNGKGDIWLRDVAAWAWRIKIKTSLTLDLMGDLRDRAEAEAIRVFARNLKDLLLAAPAGGKATMGLDPGIRTGVKVAVIDATGKLLGTDTVYPFQPKNDLRGAQVTIAQMIGKHGVGLIAIGNGTASRETEKMVADLLDVLPATAKKPTKVIVSEAGASVYSASELAAREFPDLDVSLRGAVSIARRLQDPLAELVKIEPKAIGVGQYQHDVDQHRLGRSLEAVVEDAVNAVGVDLNTASAPLLARVSGVGPGLADAIVAHRDANGPFAKRRDLLKVARLGPKAFEQAAGFLRISGGAEPLDASSVHPEAYDVARKIVAACGRDLREVMGSPKLAQLDPMHFVDDRFGLPTIKDILAELEKPGRDPRPEFKTASFADGINDIKDLKPGMMLEGTVTNVAAFGAFVDVGVHQDGLVHVSQLADKFVSDPHEVVKAGDVVKVRVVEVDVPRKRIGLTMKKDSGEAREQAAERPAGRSQKAPPKAAQMQSAPKTAAANPFADALRGKFGK; via the coding sequence ATGACCCCTGATCTTGCCGCCCGTCTTAACCGTCTTATTGCCAGCGAAATCGGGGCCAACCCCGGACAGGTCGCCTCTGCGGTGGCGCTGTTGGACGGCGGGGCCACCGTGCCTTTTGTTGCCCGTTACCGCAAAGAGGCGACGGGGGGGTTGGATGATACCCAGCTGCGCAATCTGGCCGAACGCCTGACTTATTTGCGAGAGATGGAGACACGGCGCGCAACGATTCTGGCCTCGATCAAGGATCAGGGCAAACTGACCGATGATCTGACCACCAGCTTGATCAAGGCCACCACCAAGGCAGAGCTGGAAGATATTTACCTGCCCTTCAAGCCCAAGCGCCGCACCCGCGCGATGATTGCCCGCGAAAACGGTCTTGGCCCGCTGGCCGAGGCGATTCTGGCCGATCGCAACGTCGATCCCCAAGCGCTGGCCCCCGCCTTTATCAACGCCGAAGTGGCCGATGCCAAAGCAGCCCTTGAAGGCGCGCGTGATATCATCGCCGAGGGGCTGGCCGAAAACGCCACCCTTTTGGGCAAGCTGCGCAACCACATGAAATCTGTGGGCCGGCTTGCGGCATCCGTGGTCGCGGGCAAAGAGGCGGCAGGCGCCAAGTTTTCCGACTACTTCACCCATTCAGAGCCGTGGCACTCCGCCCCCTCGCACCGCGTTTTGGCAATGCTGCGCGGTCGCAATGAGGGCTTTCTAACGCTGGACCTTGAGGTCGACCCGGACGCCCCGCGCGGCCAATCGCCATGTGAGGCAACCTGTGGTGCGGCACTGCAGGCAGCGGGCAATGGCAAGGGTGATATCTGGTTGCGTGATGTCGCCGCTTGGGCGTGGCGGATCAAGATCAAAACCTCGCTGACGCTGGACCTGATGGGCGATCTGCGCGACCGCGCCGAGGCCGAGGCGATCCGCGTCTTTGCCCGCAACCTCAAGGATTTGCTGCTGGCGGCCCCTGCGGGTGGCAAGGCGACGATGGGGCTTGATCCGGGGATACGAACCGGCGTGAAGGTGGCCGTGATTGATGCCACGGGTAAGCTGTTGGGCACCGACACCGTCTATCCGTTCCAGCCGAAAAACGATCTGCGCGGGGCACAGGTTACCATTGCGCAGATGATCGGGAAACATGGTGTCGGCCTGATCGCCATCGGCAATGGCACCGCCAGCCGCGAGACCGAAAAGATGGTGGCCGACCTGTTGGATGTCTTGCCAGCAACGGCAAAAAAGCCGACCAAGGTCATTGTCTCTGAGGCCGGCGCCTCGGTATATTCCGCGTCGGAACTGGCCGCGCGAGAGTTCCCCGATCTGGATGTGTCGCTGCGTGGGGCGGTTTCCATCGCGCGCCGTCTGCAAGATCCGCTGGCCGAATTGGTCAAGATTGAGCCCAAAGCCATCGGCGTAGGGCAGTATCAGCATGACGTGGACCAGCACCGGCTTGGCCGTTCCTTGGAGGCGGTGGTTGAGGATGCAGTGAACGCCGTGGGGGTCGACCTGAATACCGCCTCGGCGCCGCTTTTGGCGCGTGTGTCGGGTGTGGGGCCGGGGCTGGCGGATGCGATTGTCGCCCACCGCGATGCCAATGGCCCCTTTGCCAAACGCCGTGATCTGTTGAAGGTTGCGCGCCTTGGGCCAAAAGCCTTTGAGCAAGCGGCCGGATTCTTACGCATTTCAGGCGGGGCCGAACCGTTGGATGCATCCTCGGTCCACCCCGAAGCCTATGACGTTGCGCGCAAGATCGTTGCCGCCTGTGGCCGTGACCTGCGCGAGGTGATGGGATCGCCAAAACTGGCACAGCTTGACCCGATGCATTTTGTCGATGACCGCTTTGGCCTGCCCACCATCAAGGACATTCTGGCAGAGCTGGAAAAACCCGGCCGCGATCCGCGCCCCGAATTCAAAACCGCCAGCTTTGCCGATGGGATCAATGATATAAAAGACCTCAAGCCCGGAATGATGTTGGAAGGGACCGTGACCAATGTCGCCGCCTTTGGCGCGTTTGTTGATGTCGGCGTGCATCAGGACGGGCTGGTTCATGTCAGCCAGCTTGCCGATAAATTCGTTTCCGATCCGCATGAGGTGGTGAAGGCCGGCGATGTGGTCAAAGTGCGAGTGGTTGAGGTGGATGTGCCCCGCAAGCGTATCGGGCTGACCATGAAGAAAGACAGCGGCGAGGCGCGTGAGCAAGCTGCCGAGCGCCCCGCAGGCAGGTCACAAAAAGCCCCACCCAAGGCCGCGCAAATGCAATCCGCGCCAAAAACGGCAGCCGCCAACCCCTTTGCCGATGCATTGCGTGGCAAGTTCGGAAAATAG
- a CDS encoding carbohydrate kinase family protein yields MSANVTSWGKRVLCTGRLYCDLVMSGLSAAPEPGQEVYASGLVLAAGGGAYITAAYLAALGRGAGLAAVLPAEPFAGAIATELSGAGLDLGACSLAAPGMEPQITVAMILDGDRAFVTRRAGLAFPEALGAAVDSGAWDHLHIGELASLVESPQVIARAKAAGMTISLDCSWDAKVLARDDLAQVMQGVDIFFPNRAEADMLAYHGRLAPLVVVKEGAAGARAISAKGSIHRPAVVTEVVDTVGAGDAFNAGFLDRWLFGAGLADCLDAGAHTASAAVARQGGARGLGRLTRHKPTAR; encoded by the coding sequence ATGAGCGCAAACGTCACGTCATGGGGCAAGCGTGTGCTGTGCACAGGCAGGCTTTACTGTGATCTTGTGATGTCGGGCCTGTCGGCCGCACCCGAGCCGGGCCAAGAGGTCTATGCCAGCGGGCTTGTGCTTGCAGCGGGGGGCGGGGCCTATATCACGGCGGCCTATCTTGCGGCGCTGGGGCGGGGGGCCGGGCTTGCGGCGGTGCTCCCTGCCGAGCCTTTCGCCGGTGCAATCGCAACCGAGCTAAGCGGCGCAGGGCTTGATCTTGGCGCATGTAGCCTTGCCGCACCGGGGATGGAGCCGCAGATCACCGTGGCGATGATCCTGGATGGGGACCGCGCCTTTGTCACGCGCCGCGCGGGCCTCGCCTTTCCCGAGGCTTTGGGCGCTGCCGTTGACAGCGGCGCATGGGACCATCTGCATATTGGTGAGCTGGCAAGCCTTGTGGAATCCCCGCAAGTGATTGCGCGGGCCAAAGCGGCGGGGATGACGATTTCGCTGGATTGTTCGTGGGATGCCAAGGTTCTGGCGCGTGATGATCTGGCACAGGTCATGCAGGGTGTTGATATCTTTTTCCCCAATCGGGCAGAGGCAGATATGCTGGCGTATCACGGCCGGTTGGCGCCTTTGGTCGTGGTCAAAGAGGGGGCTGCCGGTGCACGAGCCATTTCAGCCAAGGGGTCGATCCACCGTCCCGCAGTGGTCACAGAGGTGGTCGATACCGTGGGCGCGGGCGATGCCTTTAACGCGGGCTTTCTGGATCGCTGGCTGTTTGGTGCGGGGTTGGCGGATTGCCTTGACGCGGGCGCGCATACCGCAAGTGCTGCCGTGGCGCGACAGGGCGGCGCGCGGGGTTTGGGGCGGTTGACCCGGCATAAGCCCACCGCCCGATAG